CCATGATTTCCTTGCGGGCATTGCCCACGATGCGGCGGAAACGCAGGCCATCTTTACCCTCGATGATCCGCTTTTGCCCTTGACGCTCCAAGTACATGATGGCGTGAATATCCAGCACTCCCTCACGCGTGCGCGAAGGCAGCATTTCATCAATCTGCACCGCAACCGAGTGTGGTAGCTCTGCCTTCAGGCCAGAGAGCGCAGCCTCACGGATGAGTTCTTCGATGCGCTTTTCTTGCCCCTCATCCGTGATGTGATCATCCGGGTAGAACTTCGGGCCCTCCGGCAAGTGCTCCACGATGACCTGCACCAAGTCATCCAGTTGCACGCCCTTTTTACTAGAAACCGGAATCACCACGGCCTCCGGATCTTCTTGCGCCAAGAGCTCGTGCAAGGCCAAAAGCTGCGCGCCCACCTGGTCCTTAGAGGCTTTATCCAGCTTGGTCACGATGCCGATGATGGGGGTCTTCGGCGCAATCGAGCGCACATTATCCAGGATCCACCGGTCACCCGGACCGATCTTCTCATCAGCAGGAATGGTCAAGCCGATGACATCCACATCCGCATACGTTTCTTTAACCACTTCATTAAGCCGCTCGCCCAACAAGGTGCGGGGGCGGTGCAGACCCGGTGTATCCACCACGACGACCTGTGCGTCCTCGCGGTGAACCAGACCGCGGATGGTGTGGCGGGTCGKTTYCGGCTGGTCCGCGGKAATGGSGRTCTTTTGGCCCACCAGCGCGTTGGTCAGCGTGGATTTACCCGTATTCGGGCGGCCCACAAAGGATACGAATCCAGAGCGGAATCCTTCTGGGGTATCCGTGTACTGCGAATAATCTAACGGAGCTGCCTTCTCCCCGGCGGCTTCCGGAGCAGCATCATCGGGGTCATCTGGCAGGCCCTCGAATGCCGCATCAAACTGTGTATCAATGTCAGAACTCATTACCTGCAATGATAACCCACCGCACCAAAATCTCCGATTGTTTCACGCGCTAACAAATCTGCAGGCTAAGCTAAGACCGTTCTCTCCTCCTCGGTGTATTTCTCACCGCTTCCTGAAAGGCACTCCGCCATGCCAACCGAGTTTCCCCTACTGCTCCTGGGCGCTCTTCTCACCATTTCCATTAGTGCCTGTTCATCCCCTGATGCTGGCCCTTCGCCTTCCGAAGAGGAATCCACAAGTACTTCTACTAGTTCATCATCCAGCTCATCTAGTGCGTCCTCTTCGAGCAACGTTGCACAATCCACTACTCAAGAGCCCACCTCCGAAACCCCAGCAGAGCCAGAAGCCCAAGTAGCAACTGAGGAGTCAGGCGCACAACCACAAGCGGCAGCCGCTGAGCCAGAGCTGTTGTACTGCGAAATGGGCCTTGGCGCAGTCGGGAGATTTTCTGATGGCTCTTCGCACCAAACTGAACTGTGCAATACCCCTGCACTCCAGCGTTCCGTGCGCGCAGAAGGAGTATGCGGTGGCCTTAATGGATACTTGCTTTATCCAGACGAGTGGCCAGAACTTTGCAACGGCGGCGCTCCATATTCGGGACCGCCGCAGGGTGGAGCCTCGTCAGAATTCTATGACGAAGATTCTCTCGCGGGAACGCCCTTGGAAACACAAGGGGAAGGCCTCTAGAGCGGTGCCTCGAACCTGTATCCCGTCTACCTTTTCGCAGATGCTACAGGTCCACTGCAACAACTGAGCATATTCGCGCCTGAAATGTAGCAAATCGCGCTCAGATATACCCGAGGACCCTGACCTTTTGATTTTCCCTCTAGGCCAACACCAGCCCGAAGGCCCCGCACCCTCAAAATAAACGAGGGTGCGGGGCCTTCAATAGCTAAGAGATTTAGCCGGGTGTCTATTTCTTGAATTCATCCGGAAGCGGGCCAAGCTGCGGTCCGTCCGGGTAGTACTTCCAGCCGTCCTTGATGCGGACATCATCGGACCACGGTAGTTTGTACTCGCCCTTGGCAAGGTCTTCTACCCAGGTGAGGTAGTTTTCGGTCTTTCCGCCTGGGTAGCCAACGTAGCCGCGATTGCCCAGGTTGAAGATGTTGTTTTCGAGGCCCCAGTTGATGCGCGCCTTATCAGCCAGCGCTGGGAATACCTCTGCAGTAACGATTTCGCCCGGGTTGCGGTGGCCCTCAGAAATCATGTGGCCGTCATAGTTGCAGACATTGCCTTCACCGAAGTAGTAGAAGACTTGGTCATAGCCCGCCAAGTTCACCGATGCCGTGTACATGAGGTTCTGGAAGGCGTTGGTCTTGTTGGTCATGATCCACTGGTCTTGGGTTTGGGTGGAATAGCCCGAGATGCGGATGTAGACATTGGCGCCCTTATAGGCGGCTTCGCGGGCGAGCTCAGGGAACATGCCGTCGTGGCAAATATTGACCGCGAGCTTGGACCCCTTCGGGCCATCGCATACCGGCATCCCCAAGTCGCCCGGGTACCACGGCTCGATGGGGGTCCATGGCTGCAGCTTGCGGTAGTGCAGCGCAATCTCGCCATCGGAGTTGATGATAATCGCCGTGTTGAACGGGGGCTTCCCCTCTTCGTGGTTGGGTTCCATGATGGAGAAGACGCCCCAGACGTCGTTATCCTTACAAGCCTGCTTGTACTGGTCCACCTTGGGGTCATCGAGGCCGATGAGGAATTCATCGTAGGACCAAATCTTGGTGTTCAGGCCCGAAGAGGAGTATTCCGGAAAGACGATGAGATCTAGGTCTGGGTAGCCAGCCTTGGTCGAGGCCACCATGCGGCAGATTTCATCGACGTTTGCTTGAACGTCTTCCGGGGAATTGACTACGGGAACTGGGTATTGAATAAGGGCCATCAACAGGCCGTCGGGGGATGCGCTGATACTTCCGGTGCTGGACAAGACGGGACTCCAATCACGTCGTTGATTACGTTACACCTATCACTTTATAGGTATTCAGCAAGTTATGCACCAAAACAGCGGATTACTTGTCTCGGATTGCAGACCACACCACTCCACCAGTGCAGCTTTAGAGCTCCTCCGCCTGGAATTGCATACTCGGGTGGGCGAAGGCGTCCTGAGCTTGAATAAGCTGCAGCTCAGTGGATTCCGCTTCATACGTCGTACGCAGAAGCTCGTAGACGGAAGATGCGGTGCGGCGCAGCGCTTCTTTCACGTCATGGGTTTCAACGTAGTGGCCGGTAAACAGCGCGGCGGTCACGTCGCCGGAACCGTTGCGCTTAAACGGCAACAGCGGGGTCGAGAGCAAGAATGCGCGCTCACCGTCCACGGCGAGCATCTCGATCTGATCCGCAGGGGTTTCCGGGCGCTTGACGGAGGTAACCAGTACCGTCTTCGGCCCCATTTCCTGCGCCTTCTTCACCGCCGCCAAGGTCTGGTCCAAGGTGCTGACCTCGGTATCGGTGAGGTAGCCCAGCTCGAATTGGTTGGGAGTGATGATATCGGCAACGGGTACTACGCGGTCACGTAGCAGCGGCGGGATGTCATCGGAAACGAAGCAGCCCGACTTCGCATTACCCATCACGGGGTCGCAGGCGTAGAGCGCCTTGGGGTTGACGGCCTTGATGCGGCGGACGGTATCCACGATGGCATCGGCAATGTCGGAGCCGCCCTGGTAGCCGGAAAGGATGGCGTCGATGTTTTCAAAAGCACCGCGCTTTTCGATGCCATCGATGATCGACGTGACATCACTGGCTGGAATCATCGGCCCGCCCCAGTCACCGTATCCGGTGTGGTTGGAAAAATTCACCGTATGCACGGGCCACACCTCGTGGCCGGCGCGCTGGAGGGGAAAGACGGCCGCGGAATTTCCCACATGGCCGTAGGTGACATGAGACTGGATGGAAAGGATAGTCATAGCTATCCATTGTGCTACTGACTGTGCACAGAGACAAAGGAAGGGGCGAAATTATTCTCGGGGTTCCTCGTCGCGTGGTTCCCCAATCGCGGGAATGCCGCCGCCCGGTACCTGCTCATCAAGGCGTGCTCGCTCGGCAGCGTCTGGGAAGGCCTTCGGGCCCGAGGGCTTTGGCTGGTAGCTCTTCCCGCGTGCGGCGAGGTCATCGTACCAATCCGCCAGCAGTTCATTCTGCCGGGCAAACATTTCCTTTTCTTCCGCCGCGGTGGCGTGATCGTAGCCCAGCAAGTGCAAGCAGCCGTGCACCGTCAACAGCGCGAGCTCGTGGCCGAGCGAATGCCCGGCGGCATCGGCCTGGCGGAGGGCGAACTCGGGGCATAAGACGATATCGCCAAGCATTGCAGGCCCCGGATCGGCGGCATCGGGGCGCCCGCCACCAGAAGTGGCACCGGGGGTAAGTTCATCCATGGGAAAGCTCATTACATCGGTAGGGCCTTCCAAGTCCATCCAGCGGATGTGCAGATCCTCGATGGACTTCAGGTCCACGCAGGTAATGGTGCATTCCGCATCGGGGTTGATGTCCATTGCGCCGAAGGAATAGGAGGCGACATCGATCAGCATCTCCTCGTTGACGCCATCAAAACCCGACTCATTGAGAAACTCGATACTCACTTATTTCCCCTCGTTTTCCGCAGCCTGCTTATTGTCAAAGGAATCATAGGCATCCACGATGCGGCCCACCAGCTGATGGCGCACCACGTCCTGGGCGCTGAGATCCGCAAAGTGGATATCGTCCACGTTATTGAGAATTCGCCGCACAATACGCAGGCCAGATACCTGCCCGCGTGGCAGATCTACCTGGGAGATATCGCCGGTGACCACAATGGTGGAGCCAAAGCCCAGGCGGGTCAAAAACATCTTCATCTGCGCCGGGGTGGTGTTTTGCGCCTCATCGAGGATGACAAAAGCATCATTGAGCGTGCGCCCGCGCATATACGCCAGCGGGGCAACCTCGATGATGCCGGCATCCATCAGCTTGGGAATCATCTCCGGATCGAGCATGTCCCGCAGCGCATCATAGAGCGGGCGCAGGTACGGGTCGATCTTGTCATTGAGCGTGCCTGGMAAAAAGCCGRGGTTTTCGCCCGCCTCAACCGCCGGACGGGTAAGAATGATGCGCGAGACCTGCTTATTTTGCAGCGCCTGGACGGCCTTCGCCACCGCCAGGTAGGTCTTGCCGGAACCGGCCGGGCCAATGCCAAAGACCACCGTATTATTGTCGATGGCCTGCACGTATTCGGATTGCCCCACGGTCTTAGGGCGGATGGACTTGCCGCGGCGCTTGACGATGTCCGCCGCCATCGCCGCTGCCACCGACTGCGGCGCCTCTACGGCCACCATGTCCATGGTGTGCTTGACCGTATCGGTAGATACGGCATGGCCGCGCCTGGCGATGGCCTCGAGCTCATCGAGGATCTTCGCGGCGCGGGCTACCTCGTAATCGGGACCGGTGACGGTGACAATATTGCCGCGGGCAAAAAGGTCCGCATCGAGGCGGTCATTGAGCACGCGGAGGTTATCGTCCGCGCTGCCCAAAACGCTGCTGACATACGCGGAATCGATCTCACATTTCTTGGTGATGATAGGCACGTCTAATAGGCTMCCAGCGCTCAGYCCGCATGCCGATAGCCGCCAAGGCCACCATCGCCGCGCTGGCGGTGCGCAGAACCTCCGGGCCTAATTTGATGGGCACGGCTCCTACCTCGCTCAGCGTTGTCAGCTCTTCTTCCCCGATGCCGCCCTCAGGTCCGACTAAGAGGAAGACCTCGCCGCGCAAGTCCACCTCGCGGATAGAGTCGGTGGCTTCCTCGTGCAGGACTAACACGCTCGCGGATTCTGCGTGCTCTGCCAGCTCCGCAACCAATTGGCGGGTAGTCAGCGGGCCGCGAACCTGCGGGATACGGTCTCGCCGGGATTGCTTTGCGGCCGCTTCGGCCGCGGCCTTCCATTTGACGACGGCCTTCGGCGCCTTCTTCCCGTCCCACTTGGCCACGCAGCGATCCGCCTGCCAGGCGATGATCTCATCCGCCCCGGCCTGTGTAGCCAGGTCAACGGCTAGCTCGGCGCGCTCGGATTTGGGGATCGCCTGCACCACGGTTACCCGCGGATTCGGCTCCGGAAGCTGGGTAACGGACTCGATGGTGCCGGTCAAGTGATCCTTGCCCGAGGTCTCGGTGACGGTGAGGGTGAGGCGGATACCGGTGCCATCGATAAGCGCCAGCTTCTCCCCCTGCTGCATTCGCTTGACCGTCACGGCGTGGCGCGCCTCGGGCCCAGACAGCGTGATGCTGTCTCCGGCCTGGGCGGCGGAGAGATCTGGGTGGATGAAGACTGGCAACGACATTAGCGGCGGAACTTATCGCGCAGGCGGGKAAAGAAGGAGKCTTCCTGCCCGTCGCTGGCGGKGSGCMCGCGGGSACCCYCATCGCGGGKATTGCGGRTCTTTTCCAGCGCCTCGCGGCTCTTGCGGTCCAGATCCTTGGGCACGACCACGTCCACGTGGGCAAAGAGGCTACCGTAACCGTCGGTGCGCAGGCGTGGCATGCCTGCGCCTTCCACCTTGATGGACTCGCCTGGCTGGGTGCCCGGCTCGATATCGATGGTGAGCTCCTCGCCGTTGAGCTGATCGATGGTGAAGTTGGTGCCCAGCGCAGCATCGATCATCGGCACGTGCACGGTGACGTTCAGGTCATCCGCATTGCGCTGGAAGACCTCATGTTCTTGCGTGTGCACCTCCACGTAGAGGTCACCGGCAGGGCCACCGCCGTGGCCGACCTCGCCCTGGGAGGCCATACGGATGCGCATGCCATCGTTGATACCAGCCGGGATGGAGACCGTAAGGTCGCGGCGCTTTTTCACGCGGCCATCGCCGGCGCACTGGTTGCAGGGATCCTCAATGATTTCGCCAAAGCCCTGGCACTTCGGGCACGGGCGGGTGGTCATCACATTGCCCAAGAAGCTGCGCTGCATCTCCTGAATTTCACCCATGCCGTTGCAGTTATCACAGGTAACGGGCTTGGACTTGGAGTTCGAGCCGGTGCCGCCGCAGGAGTCACACAGCACCGCGGTATCGACGGTGACCTTCTTCTTCAGGCCCGTATAGGCTTCTTCCAGGGTAATCCGGGTGCGCAGGAGGGCATCGTTGCCGGGCTGCACACGCGACTTAGGCCCGCGGGATCCGCCGCCGGCGCCACCGCCGAAGAACTCGGCGAAGATATCGCCCAAGCCACCGCCGCCAAAGCCGCTAAATCCGCCGGCACCGGCGCCTTGCTCCATGGGGTCGCCGCCCATGTCGACGATCTGGCGCTTTTGTGGATCCAGCAAAACTTCTTGGGCAACCGAAGCCTCGCGGAATTTCTCCGCCGCTGCCTCATCATCCGGGTTCACATCCGGGTGATACTTGCGGGCCAGCTTGCGGTACGCCTTCTTAATTTCCTGGTCCGTTGCGTCCTTATCAACACCGAGGATGCCGTAATAGTCACGAGCCACTGTTAGAGATATTCCTTCTCGATCGTTTTGTTGGTATTACCTTGCAAAAATTTATGTAGCGACCGGCTAGTCTACTCGCACTACTCGCCGGCCAAAATTTCACTCACGTATTGTGCAACAGCAGAGACTTTAGAGATTGTTCCCGAATAGTCCATAAACGTCGGCCCCACCACTCCAAGGCCACCTAGCGTCGCCGCCTGTCCCCCGGTTCCAAAACCATACCCGGCGGCAACGACGGAGGCATCGCGCAGTTGATCCTCTTCGTTTTCGTCCCCGATCACCACGGAAACATTGCCTAAGTCCGGCACGCGTGCCAGCAATTTCAACACGACGACCTGTTCTTCCAGGGCTTCGATAATTTTGGGCAGTCCTTCCGGAAATTCGCGCGCGACGCGGGTGAGGTTCGAGGTACCCGCCAAAATCAAGCGATCGGAAGGCTGTTCCACCAAGGTTTCAATGAGCGTGGTCGCCACCTTGAGCACGTGGTGGCGAATATCCAGCGGGGCGTCATCGACGAGGTGGGCGAGCTCCACGGAGGCATCAGTAAGCGTCTTGCCCACCAGCGCATTATTGACGATGTCCCGCAGGCGATACGTCTGATCCTGGTCGATGACCTCATCTAGTTCCACGTTGCGCTGATCCACGCGGCCGTTATCCGTAATCAGCACCAGCAGCACCCGCACCGGGGACAACGTGACGACCTCGCAGTGCTTGACGCGCGAGACCTTCAAATTGGGCAGCTGCACCACGGCCGCCTGCTCAGTGACCTGGGCCAAAAGCTGCACGGAGCGGCGCAGGACATCTTCGAGGTCTACCCCGCCTTCCAAGAAGCTCAGCATCGCTTTGCGCTCTGGGGTAGAAAGCGGCTTGACCTCGTGCAGGGAATCAACGAACTGCCGGTACCCCTGCTGCGTGGGAACGCGCCCAGAACTGGCATGCTGCTGCGAAATCAGCCCCTGCGATTCCAGCACGGCCATGTCATTGCGGATGGTCGCGGAAGAAACGCCCAGCCGGTAGCGCTCTACCAGCGTTTTAGAGCCCACGGGTTCCTGGGAGGCAATGTAATCCGCAACGATG
This is a stretch of genomic DNA from Corynebacterium accolens. It encodes these proteins:
- the dnaJ gene encoding molecular chaperone DnaJ, with translation MARDYYGILGVDKDATDQEIKKAYRKLARKYHPDVNPDDEAAAEKFREASVAQEVLLDPQKRQIVDMGGDPMEQGAGAGGFSGFGGGGLGDIFAEFFGGGAGGGSRGPKSRVQPGNDALLRTRITLEEAYTGLKKKVTVDTAVLCDSCGGTGSNSKSKPVTCDNCNGMGEIQEMQRSFLGNVMTTRPCPKCQGFGEIIEDPCNQCAGDGRVKKRRDLTVSIPAGINDGMRIRMASQGEVGHGGGPAGDLYVEVHTQEHEVFQRNADDLNVTVHVPMIDAALGTNFTIDQLNGEELTIDIEPGTQPGESIKVEGAGMPRLRTDGYGSLFAHVDVVVPKDLDRKSREALEKXRNXRDXGXRXXXASDGQEXSFFXRLRDKFRR
- the era gene encoding GTPase Era, which encodes MSSDIDTQFDAAFEGLPDDPDDAAPEAAGEKAAPLDYSQYTDTPEGFRSGFVSFVGRPNTGKSTLTNALVGQKXXIXADQPXXTRHTIRGLVHREDAQVVVVDTPGLHRPRTLLGERLNEVVKETYADVDVIGLTIPADEKIGPGDRWILDNVRSIAPKTPIIGIVTKLDKASKDQVGAQLLALHELLAQEDPEAVVIPVSSKKGVQLDDLVQVIVEHLPEGPKFYPDDHITDEGQEKRIEELIREAALSGLKAELPHSVAVQIDEMLPSRTREGVLDIHAIMYLERQGQKRIIEGKDGLRFRRIVGNARKEIMELLGQNVYLDLRIKVLKNWQSDAKSLGRLGF
- a CDS encoding PhoH family protein — encoded protein: MPIITKKCEIDSAYVSSVLGSADDNLRVLNDRLDADLFARGNIVTVTGPDYEVARAAKILDELEAIARRGHAVSTDTVKHTMDMVAVEAPQSVAAAMAADIVKRRGKSIRPKTVGQSEYVQAIDNNTVVFGIGPAGSGKTYLAVAKAVQALQNKQVSRIILTRPAVEAGENXGFXPGTLNDKIDPYLRPLYDALRDMLDPEMIPKLMDAGIIEVAPLAYMRGRTLNDAFVILDEAQNTTPAQMKMFLTRLGFGSTIVVTGDISQVDLPRGQVSGLRIVRRILNNVDDIHFADLSAQDVVRHQLVGRIVDAYDSFDNKQAAENEGK
- the pdxY gene encoding pyridoxal kinase PdxY produces the protein MTILSIQSHVTYGHVGNSAAVFPLQRAGHEVWPVHTVNFSNHTGYGDWGGPMIPASDVTSIIDGIEKRGAFENIDAILSGYQGGSDIADAIVDTVRRIKAVNPKALYACDPVMGNAKSGCFVSDDIPPLLRDRVVPVADIITPNQFELGYLTDTEVSTLDQTLAAVKKAQEMGPKTVLVTSVKRPETPADQIEMLAVDGERAFLLSTPLLPFKRNGSGDVTAALFTGHYVETHDVKEALRRTASSVYELLRTTYEAESTELQLIQAQDAFAHPSMQFQAEEL
- the hrcA gene encoding heat-inducible transcriptional repressor HrcA — translated: MSTSTDARRKEVLRAIVADYIASQEPVGSKTLVERYRLGVSSATIRNDMAVLESQGLISQQHASSGRVPTQQGYRQFVDSLHEVKPLSTPERKAMLSFLEGGVDLEDVLRRSVQLLAQVTEQAAVVQLPNLKVSRVKHCEVVTLSPVRVLLVLITDNGRVDQRNVELDEVIDQDQTYRLRDIVNNALVGKTLTDASVELAHLVDDAPLDIRHHVLKVATTLIETLVEQPSDRLILAGTSNLTRVAREFPEGLPKIIEALEEQVVVLKLLARVPDLGNVSVVIGDENEEDQLRDASVVAAGYGFGTGGQAATLGGLGVVGPTFMDYSGTISKVSAVAQYVSEILAGE
- a CDS encoding 16S rRNA (uracil(1498)-N(3))-methyltransferase translates to MSLPVFIHPDLSAAQAGDSITLSGPEARHAVTVKRMQQGEKLALIDGTGIRLTLTVTETSGKDHLTGTIESVTQLPEPNPRVTVVQAIPKSERAELAVDLATQAGADEIIAWQADRCVAKWDGKKAPKAVVKWKAAAEAAAKQSRRDRIPQVRGPLTTRQLVAELAEHAESASVLVLHEEATDSIREVDLRGEVFLLVGPEGGIGEEELTTLSEVGAVPIKLGPEVLRTASAAMVALAAIGMRXERWXPIRRAYHHQEM
- a CDS encoding formamidase, yielding MSSTGSISASPDGLLMALIQYPVPVVNSPEDVQANVDEICRMVASTKAGYPDLDLIVFPEYSSSGLNTKIWSYDEFLIGLDDPKVDQYKQACKDNDVWGVFSIMEPNHEEGKPPFNTAIIINSDGEIALHYRKLQPWTPIEPWYPGDLGMPVCDGPKGSKLAVNICHDGMFPELAREAAYKGANVYIRISGYSTQTQDQWIMTNKTNAFQNLMYTASVNLAGYDQVFYYFGEGNVCNYDGHMISEGHRNPGEIVTAEVFPALADKARINWGLENNIFNLGNRGYVGYPGGKTENYLTWVEDLAKGEYKLPWSDDVRIKDGWKYYPDGPQLGPLPDEFKK
- the ybeY gene encoding rRNA maturation RNase YbeY, translating into MSIEFLNESGFDGVNEEMLIDVASYSFGAMDINPDAECTITCVDLKSIEDLHIRWMDLEGPTDVMSFPMDELTPGATSGGGRPDAADPGPAMLGDIVLCPEFALRQADAAGHSLGHELALLTVHGCLHLLGYDHATAAEEKEMFARQNELLADWYDDLAARGKSYQPKPSGPKAFPDAAERARLDEQVPGGGIPAIGEPRDEEPRE